In Hymenobacter sublimis, a single genomic region encodes these proteins:
- the metX gene encoding homoserine O-acetyltransferase MetX translates to MSSEEPHLFRLPRPLRLESGATLPRVEVTYHTYGRLNAARDNVVWVCHALTANADVLSWWPGLFGAGCHFDPADWFIVCANVLGSCYGTTGPLTPDPLTEQPAYQHFPLLTIRDMVAAHEALREHLALTSVHTLIGGSLGGQQAVEWAVQRPELFENLVLLATSARHSAWGIAFNEAQRLAIFADPTYETATPAGGAAGLRAARAVALLSYRSPDAYDRTQTDSDESKLDDYLASSYQRYQGDKLVARFNAYSYVTLSRAMDSHNVGRRRGGVAAALGRIRARTLVVGISSDVLFPPQEQQLLARHIRGAMYAEMDSHFGHDGFLIETAQITQFLERFYVQSYVH, encoded by the coding sequence ATGTCTTCCGAAGAGCCACACCTGTTCCGCCTGCCCCGGCCCCTGCGGCTGGAAAGCGGCGCTACCCTACCCCGGGTGGAGGTTACCTACCATACCTACGGCCGCCTCAACGCGGCCCGCGACAATGTGGTGTGGGTGTGTCACGCCCTCACGGCCAATGCCGATGTGCTAAGCTGGTGGCCCGGTTTGTTTGGCGCGGGTTGTCACTTCGATCCGGCCGACTGGTTTATTGTGTGTGCCAACGTGCTGGGCTCCTGCTACGGCACTACCGGCCCACTTACCCCGGACCCGCTAACGGAGCAACCAGCCTACCAGCACTTCCCGCTCCTGACTATTCGGGATATGGTGGCTGCGCACGAGGCCTTGCGGGAACATTTGGCCCTGACGTCGGTGCACACCCTAATTGGCGGTTCGCTAGGGGGGCAGCAGGCGGTGGAGTGGGCCGTACAGCGGCCCGAGCTATTCGAGAACCTGGTGCTGTTGGCTACCAGCGCCCGACATTCGGCTTGGGGCATTGCCTTCAATGAAGCCCAGCGCCTGGCCATTTTCGCCGACCCTACTTACGAAACGGCTACCCCCGCGGGTGGCGCGGCGGGCCTACGCGCGGCCCGCGCCGTGGCCCTGCTCAGCTACCGCAGCCCCGATGCCTACGACCGTACCCAAACGGACTCCGACGAGAGCAAGCTCGACGACTACTTGGCCAGCTCCTACCAGCGCTACCAAGGCGACAAGCTGGTGGCCCGCTTTAATGCCTACAGCTACGTGACCCTGTCGCGGGCTATGGACAGCCACAACGTGGGGCGCCGACGCGGCGGCGTAGCGGCGGCACTGGGCCGCATCCGGGCCCGCACGCTGGTGGTAGGCATTTCCTCCGACGTGCTGTTTCCGCCCCAGGAGCAGCAGTTGCTGGCCCGCCACATCCGGGGCGCTATGTACGCCGAAATGGATTCGCACTTCGGTCACGACGGCTTCCTGATCGAAACCGCCCAGATTACCCAATTCCTCGAACGATTCTACGTCCAGAGCTATGTCCACTAA
- a CDS encoding homoserine dehydrogenase — MSTNAAFSASAASLASTTQPWRVGLIGFGCVGQGLFDILNQQPEAGFSIARIVVKTPGKVRPLPSDRFEYDVQAVLTDDTLDVLVEVIDDADAAFELVAEALRRGRRVVTANKAMLARHLPELIRLQREGQGTLLYEAAVCGSIPVIRTLDAYFSTEPLRRLTGILNGSSNYVLTRMGEDGSDYSPALAEAQALGFAETDPTLDMGAFDPRSKAVLLAAHAYGAFLQPEQVLNLGIEGISAVDVAFAASQSQKIKVVAGLQRLPDGRVTVLVTPQLIGPESPLYTVDQEFNGVVIEADFAGEQFLRGRGAGGHPTGSAVLADLAALRQGFAYQYAKAAAAPTYASDLEVEIYLRTDEDRIIDLLDFSEISEEADEDEYVVGYVALENLIRHRDTLRKYGAFIVRTGRLRPISVGTELAEEVSA, encoded by the coding sequence ATGTCCACTAACGCTGCCTTCTCCGCCTCTGCTGCTTCCCTTGCTTCTACCACCCAGCCTTGGCGAGTAGGCCTCATTGGGTTTGGATGCGTGGGCCAGGGCCTTTTCGATATACTGAATCAGCAGCCTGAGGCCGGTTTTAGCATTGCCCGCATTGTGGTGAAAACGCCCGGCAAGGTGCGGCCCCTACCCTCCGATCGGTTTGAGTACGACGTGCAAGCGGTGCTAACAGACGATACCCTGGACGTGCTGGTGGAGGTAATTGACGATGCCGACGCAGCTTTTGAGCTGGTAGCCGAGGCCTTGCGCCGGGGCCGCCGGGTAGTCACGGCCAACAAAGCTATGCTGGCCCGCCACCTGCCTGAGCTCATCCGGTTGCAGCGCGAAGGCCAGGGCACCTTATTATATGAGGCCGCCGTGTGCGGCAGCATTCCGGTTATCCGGACCCTGGATGCGTACTTCAGCACCGAGCCGCTGCGCCGCCTCACGGGCATTCTCAACGGCTCCTCCAACTACGTGCTTACGCGCATGGGCGAGGACGGCTCCGACTACTCCCCGGCCCTGGCCGAAGCGCAGGCCCTGGGCTTTGCCGAAACCGACCCTACCCTCGACATGGGCGCGTTCGATCCGCGCTCCAAGGCCGTGCTGCTGGCCGCCCACGCCTATGGGGCTTTTCTGCAGCCAGAGCAGGTGCTCAACCTCGGCATCGAAGGAATCAGCGCGGTGGATGTTGCGTTTGCCGCCAGTCAGAGCCAGAAAATTAAGGTAGTGGCCGGCCTGCAGCGCCTACCCGACGGGCGCGTAACGGTGCTCGTAACGCCCCAACTCATCGGCCCCGAGTCGCCACTCTACACCGTGGATCAGGAGTTTAACGGCGTGGTCATTGAGGCCGATTTTGCTGGTGAGCAGTTCCTGCGCGGACGCGGCGCGGGCGGGCACCCCACCGGCTCGGCCGTCCTCGCCGATTTGGCTGCCTTGCGCCAGGGCTTTGCCTACCAGTACGCCAAAGCCGCCGCGGCCCCTACCTACGCCTCCGACCTGGAAGTGGAAATCTACCTGCGCACCGACGAGGACCGCATCATCGACTTGCTCGATTTCAGCGAAATTTCGGAAGAAGCTGACGAGGACGAATACGTAGTGGGCTACGTGGCCCTAGAAAACCTGATTCGCCACCGCGACACCCTGCGCAAGTACGGCGCCTTCATCGTCCGCACCGGCCGCCTCCGTCCCATCAGCGTCGGCACAGAACTGGCCGAGGAAGTTTCAGCCTAA
- a CDS encoding alpha/beta hydrolase produces MRFYFLLILLLSIGWPAALRAQIAPDTTHGRYHRPVFRQVTVRRNVEFAQVTTLLGMSQTLYMDVYEPTGDTVRRRPLVVLAHEGGFLTGTRDDAVMTALCNRLARLGYVAATIDYRLYFFPFDTVGIGRAAIRATQDMRAAVRFFRHDAATAKKFRVHPGYVFVGGSSAGGFMALQAGYLNKAAEVPAYLDLKALGGLEGSGGHAGYSSRPRGVINLCGALARATWLEAGDVPLCSVHGTRDGLVPYGRGTVGSALPPQLVYGSGALRLRANAVGVPNVLRRLRGAGHVPYSFEPTYIDSAFFAMRDFLRPLLGVGAPGPLLAAALNPRRAAQVTALLLPRRIGLQGLPTPDEITWRPDLLKSTPDSTQRPAEPALPLPAADAAPTPTPPAPPQGSTPKSER; encoded by the coding sequence ATGCGCTTTTACTTTCTTCTAATTCTCCTGCTGAGTATCGGCTGGCCCGCAGCCCTGCGCGCCCAAATAGCTCCCGATACCACCCACGGCCGCTACCACCGGCCCGTGTTTCGGCAGGTGACGGTACGCCGCAACGTGGAGTTTGCCCAAGTCACTACCCTGCTGGGCATGTCGCAAACCTTATACATGGACGTGTATGAGCCCACCGGCGACACCGTGCGCCGCCGGCCCCTGGTGGTGCTGGCCCACGAGGGTGGCTTCCTGACCGGCACCCGCGACGACGCCGTGATGACGGCCTTGTGCAACCGGCTGGCCCGGTTGGGCTACGTGGCCGCTACCATTGATTACCGGCTGTATTTCTTTCCGTTTGACACCGTGGGCATCGGGCGGGCCGCCATTCGGGCTACTCAGGATATGCGCGCGGCGGTACGGTTTTTTCGGCACGATGCGGCTACTGCGAAGAAGTTTCGGGTGCATCCGGGCTACGTGTTTGTGGGTGGTTCCTCGGCCGGCGGCTTTATGGCTCTGCAAGCGGGCTACCTCAACAAAGCCGCCGAAGTACCGGCCTACCTCGATTTGAAAGCCTTGGGCGGACTGGAAGGCAGCGGCGGCCACGCCGGTTACAGCAGTCGGCCCCGCGGGGTAATTAACCTGTGCGGTGCCCTGGCCCGCGCTACCTGGCTCGAAGCGGGGGATGTACCCCTGTGCAGCGTCCACGGCACCCGCGACGGGCTGGTACCGTATGGGCGCGGCACGGTCGGCTCGGCGCTGCCGCCCCAACTGGTGTACGGCAGCGGGGCGTTACGCCTGCGGGCCAACGCGGTGGGGGTGCCCAACGTGCTGCGTCGGCTGCGCGGGGCGGGCCACGTGCCGTACTCGTTCGAGCCGACGTATATCGATTCGGCCTTTTTTGCCATGCGCGACTTTCTGCGGCCCTTGCTGGGGGTAGGAGCGCCCGGGCCGTTGCTGGCAGCCGCCCTGAATCCGCGCCGGGCGGCGCAGGTTACGGCCCTGCTGCTGCCGCGGCGCATCGGACTACAAGGCCTGCCGACCCCCGATGAAATAACCTGGCGGCCCGATTTGCTGAAATCCACGCCCGACTCAACCCAGCGTCCTGCCGAGCCAGCCCTGCCGTTGCCCGCCGCTGATGCCGCACCTACCCCCACGCCTCCCGCGCCACCACAAGGCAGCACCCCGAAGTCAGAGCGGTAA
- a CDS encoding S66 peptidase family protein: MPTTAPAPLRPGDQVAIVCPARKASHEELAAAVATLESWGLRVVLGASTNVSHHQFGGEDEVRRQDFQQQLDDPSIRAILCARGGYGTPRIIDGLDFSRFAHDPKWVAGFSDITTLNCHLLKLGHQSIHGVMPIFFHQEGGQESVESLRRALFGEETRYTIPAHPLNQLGTATGELVGGNLSMLQTLTGTASDCPTAGRILFLEDIDEYLYSIDRMLVHLDRTGKLQNLAGLLVGHFTNPQDNAVPYGQTPNEIIQHYAGKYGFPIAHGFPVGHEPQNMALICGRTARLTVEAAGARLEYV; the protein is encoded by the coding sequence ATGCCTACTACCGCTCCCGCTCCACTTCGCCCCGGCGACCAGGTTGCTATTGTTTGTCCTGCCCGCAAAGCGTCCCATGAGGAGCTGGCGGCGGCGGTTGCTACCCTCGAAAGCTGGGGGCTGCGGGTAGTGTTGGGGGCTAGCACCAACGTGAGCCACCACCAATTTGGGGGCGAGGATGAAGTACGCCGCCAGGATTTTCAGCAGCAACTCGACGACCCCAGCATCCGGGCTATTCTGTGCGCCCGGGGCGGCTACGGCACCCCGCGCATCATTGATGGTCTCGATTTTTCCCGCTTCGCCCATGACCCGAAATGGGTGGCCGGCTTCTCTGACATTACGACGCTTAATTGCCACCTACTAAAGCTCGGGCACCAGAGCATTCATGGGGTAATGCCCATTTTTTTCCATCAGGAAGGCGGGCAGGAATCGGTGGAAAGTTTGCGCCGGGCGCTGTTTGGGGAGGAAACGCGCTATACCATCCCGGCCCACCCGCTCAATCAGCTCGGCACGGCCACCGGCGAGCTGGTAGGCGGCAACCTGAGCATGTTGCAAACCCTGACCGGCACCGCCTCCGACTGCCCCACTGCGGGCCGCATTCTGTTCCTGGAGGATATTGACGAGTACTTGTATTCCATCGACCGAATGCTGGTGCACCTGGACCGCACGGGCAAGCTCCAGAACCTGGCCGGCCTGCTGGTGGGCCACTTCACCAACCCCCAGGATAACGCCGTGCCCTACGGCCAGACGCCCAACGAAATCATTCAGCACTACGCCGGCAAGTACGGCTTTCCTATTGCGCACGGCTTTCCAGTCGGCCACGAGCCCCAGAACATGGCTCTCATCTGCGGCCGCACCGCCCGCCTGACCGTGGAGGCCGCCGGCGCCCGACTGGAATACGTGTAA
- a CDS encoding GNAT family N-acetyltransferase codes for MPINIRPLEVAEFPSYLNGLVALLQDAVDSGASVGFLPPLAAEEAREYWQEIGVALSSGRVLLLAAEEENGELVGTVQLHLATKANATHRAEVAKLLVPTWAQRRGIGRQLMQAVEELARQQHRTTLVLDTLQGAGSELLYHGLGYVAAGAIPAFARGADGELHATVVYYKLLTRTGLV; via the coding sequence ATGCCTATCAACATCCGACCTCTAGAAGTTGCTGAGTTTCCCTCCTACCTCAACGGCTTAGTTGCGCTGCTCCAGGATGCCGTTGATTCGGGCGCTTCCGTGGGGTTCCTGCCACCCTTAGCAGCTGAGGAAGCCCGCGAGTATTGGCAGGAAATCGGGGTTGCGCTGTCGTCGGGCAGGGTTCTGCTGCTGGCTGCGGAAGAGGAGAATGGCGAGCTGGTTGGTACGGTGCAGCTGCACCTGGCCACCAAGGCCAATGCCACGCACCGCGCCGAGGTAGCCAAGCTGCTGGTTCCTACCTGGGCCCAGCGGCGGGGCATCGGCCGCCAGCTCATGCAGGCCGTGGAAGAACTGGCCCGCCAGCAGCACCGCACCACACTGGTACTGGACACGCTGCAAGGCGCGGGGTCGGAACTACTGTATCATGGGCTGGGCTACGTAGCGGCCGGCGCCATTCCGGCCTTCGCCCGCGGCGCCGATGGGGAGCTGCACGCTACCGTGGTATACTACAAGCTGCTTACTAGAACAGGTTTAGTTTAG
- a CDS encoding M28 family peptidase — translation MNLLSRLAPASLVALLLLTACPAKKDTAETENNAASQPALPQAPAFNPDSAYAYTAKQVAFGPRVPNTKAHVQTGDWIIGQFKAAGLSVKEQPFEAMAFDGKMLKSRNIIAQYMPQAPRRIAIFTHWDTRPFADKDKEQKNAPLDGASDGASGVGIALEMARVLSQQKDAAAPGVGVDFILFDSEDYGYDGSTQGEKKNLLPPGQESWCLGSQHWAKNMVPTNYKPNYGILLDMVGAKNGRFSREDLSRQQARDVVDKVWNTAAQLGYSDYFLFSDSPGITDDHVFTNQAGVRTIDIIDFLPNGEFQPYHHTTQDNMSIIDKRTLKAVGQTLLTTIYAE, via the coding sequence ATGAACCTTCTCTCTCGTCTTGCGCCGGCTTCGCTGGTGGCCCTGCTGCTGCTCACCGCCTGTCCGGCCAAAAAGGACACTGCCGAAACCGAAAACAACGCGGCCAGCCAGCCCGCGCTACCCCAGGCCCCGGCTTTCAACCCCGACTCGGCCTACGCTTACACGGCCAAGCAGGTAGCCTTCGGGCCGCGCGTGCCTAATACCAAAGCCCACGTGCAAACCGGGGACTGGATAATTGGGCAGTTCAAGGCGGCGGGCCTATCAGTAAAAGAGCAGCCGTTTGAGGCCATGGCCTTTGATGGGAAGATGCTGAAGTCGCGCAACATCATTGCTCAGTACATGCCCCAGGCCCCGCGCCGCATTGCCATTTTCACCCACTGGGATACCCGCCCCTTCGCCGACAAAGACAAGGAGCAGAAAAATGCGCCTCTCGATGGGGCTTCCGACGGGGCCAGTGGGGTAGGTATTGCCCTAGAAATGGCCCGCGTATTGTCCCAGCAAAAGGATGCCGCCGCGCCCGGCGTCGGGGTCGATTTTATCTTGTTTGACTCCGAGGACTACGGCTACGATGGTAGCACCCAGGGCGAGAAAAAGAACCTGCTACCTCCGGGCCAGGAAAGCTGGTGCCTGGGCTCCCAGCACTGGGCCAAGAACATGGTGCCCACCAACTACAAGCCCAACTACGGCATACTGCTGGACATGGTGGGTGCCAAAAACGGCCGCTTCAGCCGCGAGGACCTCAGCCGCCAACAGGCCCGCGACGTGGTGGATAAAGTTTGGAATACAGCCGCCCAGCTCGGCTACTCCGACTACTTCTTATTCAGCGACAGTCCGGGCATCACCGACGACCATGTATTCACCAATCAGGCCGGCGTGCGCACCATCGACATCATCGATTTCCTGCCCAACGGGGAGTTTCAGCCCTACCACCACACCACCCAGGACAACATGAGCATCATTGACAAGCGGACGCTCAAGGCCGTGGGCCAAACCCTGCTGACGACCATTTACGCCGAGTAA
- the cysS gene encoding cysteine--tRNA ligase, translating to MQPPLSLYNTLTRRKAPFQPLHAPFVGVYLCGPTVYSEAHVGNARGPVVFDVLTRYLRYLGYTVRYVRNITDVGHLEGDADEGEDKISKRARAQQLEPMQVAEQYTNLYQGHMEALGCLPPDITPRASGHIIEQIEMIQQIINNGFGYEVNGSVYFDVPAYNAAGRGYGKLSNRVVEELLAGSRDNLAGQDEKRSPLDFALWKRADERHLMRWPSPFGEAPGEGFPGWHLECSAMSRKYLGAEFDIHGGGLDLMFPHHECEIAQSQACNHPTNEAQVWMHNNMITVNGAKMSKSLGNFITISQLFEGTNNTLTQAYSPMTVRFFLLQAHYRSTVDITDEGLQAARKGYRKLMNGLRLLEKLVLPAGTAPATDTAAADAELGKLTQDCFAGLNDDLNTARTIASLFNLLRKLNGYAANLPTLAQVGNEALTAAVTTFRTLVQDVLGLRDEPRANVEDLLGLTLNFYANAKQSAAKAREEGNADEATKHYGEIDRIRTALKDQGIVVKDTKAGVDWAYSEE from the coding sequence ATGCAGCCACCCCTCTCGCTCTACAACACGCTTACCCGCCGCAAAGCCCCGTTTCAGCCCTTGCACGCACCTTTTGTGGGTGTGTATCTCTGCGGACCAACCGTTTATAGTGAGGCCCACGTAGGCAACGCCCGCGGCCCGGTGGTGTTCGATGTGCTGACGCGCTACCTGCGCTACCTGGGCTACACCGTGCGCTACGTGCGCAACATCACCGATGTAGGCCACCTGGAAGGCGACGCCGACGAGGGCGAGGACAAAATCAGCAAGCGGGCCCGCGCCCAGCAGCTGGAGCCCATGCAAGTGGCCGAGCAGTACACCAACCTTTACCAGGGCCACATGGAGGCCTTGGGCTGCTTGCCGCCCGACATCACGCCCCGGGCCAGTGGCCACATCATCGAGCAAATTGAGATGATTCAGCAGATCATCAACAATGGTTTTGGCTACGAGGTCAACGGCTCGGTGTACTTTGATGTGCCGGCTTATAACGCCGCCGGCCGCGGCTACGGCAAGCTCTCGAACCGGGTGGTAGAGGAGCTGCTGGCTGGCTCCCGCGACAACCTCGCCGGCCAGGACGAAAAGCGCAGCCCCCTAGATTTTGCCCTGTGGAAGCGGGCCGATGAGCGCCACCTCATGCGCTGGCCCTCGCCCTTCGGGGAGGCGCCCGGCGAGGGTTTCCCGGGCTGGCATCTGGAGTGCTCGGCCATGAGCCGCAAGTACCTCGGCGCCGAGTTCGATATTCACGGCGGCGGGCTGGACTTGATGTTCCCCCACCACGAGTGCGAAATTGCCCAGAGCCAGGCCTGCAACCACCCTACCAACGAGGCCCAGGTGTGGATGCACAACAACATGATTACGGTGAACGGGGCCAAAATGAGCAAGTCGCTGGGCAACTTCATTACCATCAGCCAGCTGTTTGAAGGCACCAACAATACGCTTACTCAGGCCTACTCGCCCATGACGGTGCGCTTCTTCCTGCTCCAGGCCCACTACCGCAGCACCGTTGATATTACCGACGAGGGGTTGCAGGCGGCCCGCAAGGGCTACCGCAAGCTCATGAACGGCCTGCGCCTGCTGGAAAAGCTGGTGCTGCCCGCAGGCACCGCACCAGCCACCGACACCGCTGCGGCCGACGCCGAGCTAGGCAAGCTCACTCAGGACTGCTTCGCCGGCCTCAACGACGACCTAAACACGGCCCGCACCATTGCCAGCCTGTTCAACCTGCTACGCAAGCTCAACGGGTACGCCGCCAACCTGCCTACCCTGGCGCAGGTGGGCAATGAAGCGCTAACTGCCGCCGTTACTACCTTCCGGACGCTGGTGCAAGATGTGCTGGGCCTGCGGGACGAGCCCCGCGCCAACGTAGAGGACCTGCTGGGCCTGACCCTAAATTTCTACGCCAACGCCAAGCAAAGCGCCGCCAAAGCCCGCGAGGAAGGCAACGCCGACGAAGCCACCAAGCACTACGGCGAAATTGACCGGATCCGCACGGCCCTCAAAGACCAGGGCATTGTGGTAAAGGATACGAAAGCCGGCGTCGATTGGGCGTATAGCGAAGAGTAA
- a CDS encoding endonuclease/exonuclease/phosphatase family protein: MPLILLFGKRLPVRRSFAFACTVLLMLWVLAAIACAQVPAYTFWPAIFGALTLPVALAFNLLAGLYWLLRRWPVALLPLGLAVLTWPHFQRGLAVHPFRVAPAAAAQTGQVVKVLSANVRIFNVYPQLRDAGLKSSREMVRWVAENPADILCLQEFYNEPVGTRSRDGNVFRTVDIIGRQAGRQVFLSKTLTNSAGAEFGMAIFSRFPIVNKGTISFGKLTQNHAMWADVRLPSHDTIRVYSFHLQSMSMEEKDIVDSYSSKAGLKQKGLGLLRRFKRGAVARHWQVDTLVRRFERCRYPMLLCADLNDVPYSYSYDQLADHFQNAWASLGNGVGSTYNGRLPFVRIDNQFASPQWIVDDYWVHYEIPYSDHFPSTATYRLAGKQP; this comes from the coding sequence TTGCCCCTGATCCTGTTGTTTGGAAAAAGGTTGCCCGTGCGTCGTTCGTTTGCCTTTGCGTGTACCGTGTTGCTGATGTTGTGGGTGCTGGCAGCCATTGCCTGCGCCCAGGTTCCGGCCTACACCTTCTGGCCGGCCATCTTTGGGGCCCTCACGCTACCCGTAGCCCTGGCGTTTAATCTGCTGGCGGGCCTGTACTGGCTGCTGCGGCGTTGGCCGGTGGCCCTGCTGCCGTTGGGGCTGGCGGTGCTTACCTGGCCTCATTTTCAGCGCGGGCTGGCAGTGCATCCGTTCCGGGTAGCTCCGGCGGCCGCCGCCCAAACCGGCCAGGTAGTGAAGGTGCTGTCGGCCAACGTGCGCATTTTCAACGTGTACCCCCAGCTACGCGACGCCGGCCTAAAGTCCTCCCGGGAAATGGTGCGCTGGGTGGCCGAAAACCCCGCCGATATTCTGTGCCTGCAGGAATTCTACAATGAGCCCGTGGGTACCCGCTCCCGCGACGGTAACGTGTTCCGCACCGTCGATATAATCGGGCGACAAGCCGGGCGGCAGGTGTTTCTCTCCAAAACCTTGACCAATAGCGCCGGCGCCGAGTTCGGCATGGCCATTTTTAGCCGCTTCCCTATTGTTAATAAAGGCACCATCAGCTTCGGCAAACTGACCCAGAACCACGCCATGTGGGCCGACGTCCGGTTGCCTTCTCACGACACGATTCGGGTGTACAGCTTCCATCTGCAGAGCATGAGCATGGAAGAAAAAGACATTGTAGACAGCTACTCCAGCAAGGCCGGCCTCAAGCAAAAAGGACTGGGGCTGCTGCGGCGCTTTAAGCGCGGGGCCGTGGCCCGGCACTGGCAAGTAGACACGCTGGTGCGCCGCTTCGAGCGGTGCCGCTACCCCATGCTGCTCTGCGCCGACCTCAACGACGTGCCCTATAGCTACAGCTACGACCAGCTGGCTGACCATTTCCAGAACGCCTGGGCCAGCTTGGGCAACGGCGTCGGCAGCACCTACAACGGTCGCCTACCCTTCGTGCGCATCGACAATCAGTTTGCCAGCCCGCAGTGGATTGTGGACGACTACTGGGTGCACTACGAAATTCCGTATTCCGACCATTTCCCTAGTACCGCTACCTACCGCCTCGCCGGGAAGCAACCATAG